The Aequorivita sublithincola DSM 14238 genome window below encodes:
- a CDS encoding ice-binding family protein, producing MNNYTKKSITTLINLKCFFGIILMIAFILPATALSQSPLPVNLGTSSNFVVLAKSGISTTGTTSIVGNIGVSPIDHTAITGFSLILDPSGQFATSSLVDGKIFASNYTSPTPTLLTTAVSDMETAYTDAAGRIPDYTELYAGDLTGQTLTTGVYKWGTNVLVSAGGVTISGSPTDVWIFEIAQDLIIANGAIITLSGGAKASNIFWQVAGQVTLGTTSDFSGNILCQTQIAMQTGATFDGRALSQTAVTLDGNSVVLGINESSLDQDLALYPNPTTNVVNLVNKTNISLEKMMIYDIIGKLVSQTNLREMQGEKAVDVSSLAAGVYVVQIIGNNASTVKRLIKQYSPNN from the coding sequence ATGAACAATTATACAAAAAAATCCATAACAACTTTAATAAACTTGAAGTGCTTTTTCGGAATTATTCTGATGATCGCTTTTATTTTGCCTGCTACGGCTCTGTCACAATCGCCATTGCCAGTGAATCTTGGAACTTCTAGTAATTTCGTGGTTTTAGCAAAATCAGGAATTTCAACTACAGGAACCACTTCTATTGTTGGAAATATTGGGGTTAGTCCTATTGACCATACTGCCATAACTGGATTTAGTTTAATATTAGATCCTTCAGGTCAATTTGCAACTTCATCTTTAGTTGATGGAAAAATATTTGCATCAAACTATACGTCTCCAACTCCAACACTATTGACTACGGCTGTGAGCGATATGGAAACTGCATACACCGATGCTGCCGGAAGAATACCAGATTACACTGAACTTTACGCTGGAGATCTTACGGGACAAACCTTAACTACTGGTGTCTATAAATGGGGAACCAACGTTCTGGTTTCTGCTGGTGGTGTTACAATCTCAGGTAGCCCAACAGATGTTTGGATCTTCGAGATAGCGCAGGATTTAATTATAGCTAACGGAGCCATTATTACTCTTAGTGGAGGGGCAAAGGCATCCAACATCTTCTGGCAGGTGGCTGGTCAAGTTACCCTTGGAACAACATCAGATTTTAGTGGAAATATATTATGTCAAACTCAAATAGCTATGCAGACAGGAGCAACATTTGACGGTAGAGCGCTGTCACAGACCGCTGTTACATTAGATGGCAATAGTGTTGTGCTTGGAATCAATGAAAGTTCATTGGATCAAGATTTGGCGTTATACCCTAACCCAACAACTAATGTGGTGAACCTTGTCAACAAAACCAATATTTCTCTTGAAAAAATGATGATTTATGACATAATCGGAAAACTAGTAAGCCAGACAAACCTTCGCGAAATGCAAGGTGAGAAAGCAGTAGATGTTTCATCTCTTGCCGCTGGAGTTTACGTTGTTCAGATCATTGGTAACAACGCAAGCACTGTGAAGCGCTTGATTAAACAATATTCCCCAAATAATTAA
- a CDS encoding M3 family metallopeptidase, whose product MKKAIPFLTLAMLVVACNNSIEKENQSDEQMNTTENPLLSESTLPYGAPDFSKIKDENFQPAMLEGIEQQKKAVEAIANSVEEPTFDNTVLALEKSGELLSRSSQIFYALAGSNTNETLQAVEEEMAPKFAAQNDMIYLNEKLFKRFKTLYDKKESLNLDAESLKLLEEYYEDFKIAGANLSSEDKETLKEYNEKIATLTTKFGKTLLDANNAGAVTFTNKEDLAGVDEDFLKSKETKDGKGWRIPLQNTTQQPLLQSMDNRASREKLFMAAWHRADQGGNDTREIIKELVEVRAQKAKLLGFNNYAEWSLQKTMAKTPENVNTFFGKLIPAATAKAQDESDEIQKMIKSKGQDFTLEPWDWNYYAEMVRKEKYDLDENQIKPYFELNNVLEKGVFYAANKLYGITYKERTDIPVYQEDVKVYELFEENGDPLGLFYTDYFARPSKSGGAWMSNFVTQSKLYNKKPVIYNVLNIPKPAGNEPALLTFDEVTTMFHEFGHALHGFFASQQYPSLSGTAVARDFVEFPSQFNENWALYPDVLKNYAKHYKTGEQIPQELIDKIKNSGTFNQGYSLTENLAGSNLDMQWHTISADKKIEDVNAFEKEALNKTKLDVVHAVPPRYRSTYFSHIFAGGYAAGYYSYSWTEMLDHDAYNWFETHGGLTRENGQRFRDMVLSKGNTMNLEKMYKDWRGSDPKIEPMLKARGLK is encoded by the coding sequence ATGAAAAAAGCAATTCCTTTTTTAACGCTTGCCATGCTTGTTGTGGCCTGCAATAATTCCATAGAAAAAGAAAACCAAAGTGATGAACAAATGAACACTACCGAAAATCCGTTACTTTCTGAAAGTACGTTGCCTTATGGCGCCCCAGATTTTTCAAAAATAAAAGATGAAAACTTTCAGCCTGCAATGTTGGAAGGAATTGAACAGCAGAAAAAAGCAGTAGAAGCAATAGCCAACTCTGTAGAAGAGCCCACTTTTGATAATACTGTGCTCGCCCTTGAAAAAAGTGGTGAGTTGTTAAGCAGGTCTTCACAAATATTTTACGCTTTGGCTGGTTCAAACACAAACGAAACCCTACAAGCTGTAGAAGAAGAAATGGCGCCGAAATTCGCTGCTCAAAATGACATGATTTACTTGAACGAAAAACTGTTCAAAAGATTTAAAACATTATACGATAAAAAGGAATCGCTCAATTTGGATGCAGAATCATTAAAACTATTGGAGGAATACTATGAAGATTTTAAAATAGCAGGAGCCAATCTTTCTTCTGAAGATAAAGAAACGCTAAAAGAGTACAATGAAAAAATAGCTACGCTTACCACCAAGTTTGGAAAAACCCTTTTGGATGCCAACAATGCCGGTGCAGTAACTTTTACCAATAAAGAAGACTTGGCGGGAGTTGACGAAGATTTCCTAAAATCTAAAGAAACCAAAGATGGAAAAGGTTGGAGAATTCCGTTGCAGAACACTACTCAGCAACCTTTGTTGCAATCTATGGACAATCGAGCGAGCAGAGAAAAATTGTTTATGGCGGCTTGGCATAGGGCAGATCAAGGGGGAAATGATACTAGAGAAATTATTAAGGAATTGGTAGAAGTGCGTGCCCAAAAAGCGAAACTCTTGGGCTTTAACAACTATGCTGAATGGAGCCTTCAGAAAACAATGGCGAAAACGCCAGAAAATGTAAATACATTTTTTGGTAAGCTAATCCCTGCCGCCACTGCCAAAGCACAAGATGAATCTGATGAAATCCAGAAAATGATAAAATCCAAAGGACAAGATTTTACCTTGGAACCTTGGGATTGGAACTATTATGCTGAAATGGTTCGTAAAGAGAAATATGACTTAGACGAAAACCAAATAAAGCCTTATTTCGAGTTGAACAATGTGCTTGAAAAAGGTGTGTTTTATGCCGCCAATAAACTTTACGGAATTACTTACAAAGAAAGAACAGACATTCCAGTTTATCAAGAAGACGTAAAAGTTTATGAGCTTTTCGAAGAAAACGGAGATCCGCTTGGACTTTTCTATACAGATTATTTTGCGCGACCTAGCAAAAGTGGTGGTGCTTGGATGTCTAATTTTGTTACTCAGTCCAAACTTTATAATAAGAAACCGGTAATATATAATGTTTTGAATATTCCAAAACCTGCTGGCAATGAACCTGCCTTGTTGACTTTTGACGAGGTTACAACAATGTTTCACGAGTTTGGTCATGCACTTCACGGTTTCTTTGCAAGCCAACAATATCCTTCACTCTCAGGGACAGCTGTTGCGCGCGATTTTGTAGAGTTTCCTTCACAGTTCAATGAAAACTGGGCCTTGTATCCAGACGTGCTGAAAAACTACGCAAAACACTATAAAACTGGCGAGCAGATTCCACAAGAACTAATTGATAAAATAAAAAATTCTGGAACTTTTAATCAAGGATATAGTTTAACTGAAAACTTGGCTGGAAGCAATCTGGATATGCAATGGCACACCATTTCCGCAGACAAAAAGATTGAAGACGTAAATGCTTTTGAAAAAGAAGCTTTAAACAAAACCAAACTTGATGTGGTCCACGCTGTTCCGCCAAGATATCGCTCTACTTATTTCTCTCACATTTTTGCAGGAGGATATGCGGCAGGGTATTATTCCTATTCTTGGACGGAAATGCTAGACCACGATGCTTACAATTGGTTTGAGACCCACGGAGGCTTAACCCGTGAAAACGGACAACGTTTTAGAGATATGGTTCTTTCAAAAGGAAACACCATGAATCTTGAAAAAATGTATAAAGATTGGCGCGGTAGCGATCCAAAGATTGAGCCTATGCTGAAAGCGCGTGGCTTGAAATAA
- a CDS encoding S46 family peptidase, whose protein sequence is MKTLRLLFIFLSVPLFAQQGGMWIPSLLEGMNESEMTNLGMKMTAKDIYDVNNASLKDAVPHFNGGCTSEVISNQGLLLTNHHCGYSQIQSHSSLENDYLEDGFWAMNLKEELPNPGVTATFIVKIEDVTTKIMDGITAAMSEAEKQKKIEQNIANVTQTSPKEAYQENRVRTFYEGNQYMLFVVETYKDIRLVGAPPSSIGKFGSDTDNWIWPRHTGDFSLFRIYADKNNRPAEYSKDNVPFTPKHFLPISLDGVAENDFTLVFGFPGTTDEYLPSIAIEQVINTINPARIAIRDAALAIQDKYMRADPQIKIQYASKFARIANYWKKWRGETLGLTKSNAVGIKKQQETALTSEINKKGKQQEYGQILPQFEKHYTEIEPYSLAREYYVETVLRNVELLRIAYQTYQLKQAYENRGAQSFEDRRNNLIERAESHYKDYSKQVDEEVFEALIALYVKNVQPQFLPDFFKNLNAQSLTNSVYKKSAFVDFASLKNLLEGDAETVMAKLNNDPGFQVVSDMADAYNEKVAPKYEELKLSISGLERDYMKALLELSPKDARIFPNANSTLRVTYGKVAGYSPADAVYYEPVTHLEGVMQKYIPGDYEFDVPQKLIDLYKAKDYGQYGENGKMPINFIGTNHTTGGNSGSPAIDAYGNLIGLNFDRVWEGTMSDYYYDPALSRNIMVDIRYVLFIMDKYAGATNLIKELKLVHPKKEIGKSKKKKKKK, encoded by the coding sequence ATGAAAACGTTACGACTACTCTTTATCTTTTTATCAGTTCCTCTTTTTGCCCAACAAGGCGGTATGTGGATTCCTTCACTTTTAGAAGGAATGAATGAATCTGAAATGACCAACCTCGGTATGAAAATGACTGCCAAGGATATTTATGATGTTAACAATGCAAGTCTAAAAGACGCTGTGCCGCATTTTAATGGCGGTTGTACTTCCGAAGTAATCAGTAACCAAGGGCTTTTACTAACTAATCATCACTGCGGTTATTCACAAATTCAGAGTCATTCTTCTTTGGAAAATGATTATTTAGAAGATGGCTTTTGGGCGATGAACTTAAAGGAAGAACTTCCCAATCCAGGAGTTACCGCTACTTTTATTGTGAAAATTGAAGACGTAACCACCAAAATTATGGATGGTATTACCGCGGCAATGAGTGAAGCTGAAAAACAAAAAAAGATTGAACAAAACATTGCGAATGTCACGCAGACTTCACCAAAAGAAGCTTATCAGGAAAACCGCGTACGTACTTTTTATGAAGGCAATCAATATATGCTTTTTGTGGTGGAAACCTATAAAGATATTCGTCTAGTTGGCGCTCCGCCTTCTTCAATCGGGAAGTTTGGAAGCGATACTGATAACTGGATTTGGCCAAGACACACAGGCGATTTTTCTCTTTTTAGAATCTATGCCGACAAAAATAATCGTCCCGCAGAATATTCTAAAGACAATGTACCTTTCACTCCAAAACACTTCCTACCAATTTCATTAGACGGGGTGGCAGAAAATGATTTCACTTTGGTATTCGGCTTTCCAGGAACTACTGATGAATATTTACCTTCTATAGCAATTGAGCAGGTTATAAACACCATCAATCCAGCCCGAATCGCTATTCGCGATGCTGCTTTAGCTATTCAGGATAAATATATGCGTGCAGATCCGCAGATCAAGATTCAATATGCTTCTAAGTTTGCTCGTATTGCCAATTACTGGAAAAAGTGGCGAGGCGAAACCCTTGGTTTAACAAAATCGAATGCAGTTGGAATTAAAAAACAACAGGAAACCGCGCTTACTTCTGAGATAAATAAAAAAGGTAAACAACAGGAATACGGCCAGATATTACCACAATTTGAAAAACATTATACCGAAATAGAACCTTATTCCCTCGCTCGTGAATATTACGTTGAAACCGTTTTGCGAAACGTGGAGCTGCTCCGTATAGCTTATCAAACCTACCAATTGAAACAAGCTTATGAAAATCGTGGCGCTCAATCTTTTGAAGATAGAAGAAACAACCTCATAGAAAGAGCGGAAAGTCATTATAAAGATTACAGCAAACAGGTGGATGAAGAGGTTTTTGAAGCTTTAATCGCGCTTTATGTAAAGAATGTTCAACCGCAGTTTTTACCAGATTTCTTTAAAAACTTAAATGCGCAATCACTTACCAATTCTGTATATAAAAAATCAGCTTTTGTGGACTTTGCTTCCTTAAAAAATCTTTTAGAAGGTGATGCCGAAACAGTTATGGCAAAGTTAAACAACGACCCGGGATTCCAAGTTGTAAGCGACATGGCAGATGCTTATAATGAAAAAGTAGCTCCAAAATATGAAGAATTAAAGCTAAGTATCTCTGGTTTGGAACGTGATTATATGAAAGCATTATTAGAGCTTAGTCCAAAAGATGCTCGTATTTTTCCAAATGCCAACAGCACCCTACGTGTAACCTACGGAAAAGTGGCTGGCTACTCGCCTGCTGATGCTGTTTATTACGAACCTGTAACTCATTTGGAAGGCGTAATGCAAAAATACATTCCTGGCGATTATGAATTTGATGTCCCTCAAAAGCTGATCGATCTATACAAAGCCAAGGATTATGGGCAATATGGCGAAAATGGTAAAATGCCGATTAACTTTATAGGAACCAATCACACTACAGGCGGAAATTCTGGAAGCCCTGCAATTGATGCCTACGGAAATCTAATAGGTCTAAACTTTGACCGTGTATGGGAAGGAACAATGAGCGATTATTACTACGACCCTGCCCTATCGCGCAACATTATGGTTGATATTCGCTACGTGCTTTTCATAATGGATAAATACGCCGGAGCGACTAACTTAATTAAAGAGTTGAAGTTGGTGCATCCCAAAAAAGAAATAGGGAAATCCAAAAAGAAGAAAAAGAAGAAGTAA
- a CDS encoding GreA/GreB family elongation factor, with the protein MSRGFVKEGDQEETPIIPPRAALPAGAINYVTPKGMELLLEEREQLENERANLNTTHEQQRRIELAVLNGKLDLLNERIASARILDPKFQPKEEVRFGAKVSYKISPSPTLQNFQIVGADEADVAKRKIAFVAPIAVALTGSKVGDVVDFTMGEDQRKLQVIEIEYD; encoded by the coding sequence ATGAGCCGCGGATTTGTAAAAGAAGGAGACCAAGAAGAAACCCCAATAATTCCACCAAGGGCTGCGCTGCCTGCTGGAGCAATAAATTATGTTACGCCAAAAGGGATGGAATTGCTGCTTGAAGAACGTGAACAGTTAGAAAACGAGCGCGCCAATCTCAACACAACTCATGAACAGCAACGGCGAATTGAATTGGCAGTATTAAATGGCAAGCTGGATTTACTAAACGAACGTATTGCATCTGCAAGAATTCTAGATCCTAAATTCCAACCAAAGGAAGAAGTGCGTTTTGGAGCAAAAGTTTCTTATAAAATAAGTCCCTCACCCACGCTTCAGAATTTTCAGATTGTTGGTGCAGATGAAGCCGATGTAGCCAAAAGAAAAATAGCTTTTGTCGCACCAATCGCGGTTGCGCTTACAGGAAGTAAAGTTGGCGATGTTGTCGATTTCACTATGGGCGAAGATCAAAGAAAACTTCAAGTTATAGAAATTGAATATGATTAG
- a CDS encoding pyridoxal-phosphate dependent enzyme, whose translation MEYAENILGTIGNTPMVKINKIIGDIPALVLAKYETFNPGNSVKDRMAVKMIADAEADGRLKPGGTIIEGTSGNTGMGLALAAIVKGYKMVCVISDKQSKEKVDILKAVGSKVIVCPTNVAPEDPRSYYSTSKRLAEETPNSWYVNQYDNPSNAAAHYESTGPEIWKQTDGKVTHFVVGVGTGGTISGVGKYLKEQNPNVKIWGIDTYGSVFKKYHETGIFDENEIYPYITEGIGEDILPKNVDFSVIDGFVKVTDKDAAIYTQKLAKIEGFFLGNSAGAAIKGLLQLKDNFTKDDVVVVLFHDHGSRYVGKMYNDEWMRERGFVEDVAKNASDLIKEHQDFPLITVKTEELVGHAIERMKKYNISQIPVEDTTGFVGALDETDLLRKYLENKNVADLPIKEVMRKPFPIVNKNTPIEEISKLIQKENNAVLVDLGDGKFNIITKHDVISAL comes from the coding sequence ATGGAATACGCAGAAAATATATTAGGAACCATCGGTAACACGCCAATGGTGAAGATCAACAAAATAATTGGAGACATTCCTGCTTTGGTACTTGCCAAATATGAAACCTTCAATCCAGGAAACTCCGTGAAAGACCGAATGGCGGTAAAAATGATTGCCGATGCCGAAGCAGATGGACGTTTAAAACCAGGCGGAACCATTATTGAAGGAACTTCAGGAAATACTGGAATGGGCTTGGCGCTGGCTGCAATCGTAAAAGGCTATAAAATGGTCTGCGTAATTAGTGATAAGCAGAGTAAAGAAAAAGTAGATATTCTGAAAGCTGTGGGAAGTAAAGTTATAGTTTGCCCAACAAACGTAGCTCCCGAAGATCCTCGCAGCTATTATTCTACATCAAAAAGACTTGCTGAAGAAACCCCTAATAGTTGGTACGTTAATCAATACGACAATCCAAGCAATGCGGCAGCACATTACGAAAGCACAGGTCCAGAAATCTGGAAACAAACCGATGGAAAAGTGACGCATTTTGTGGTAGGCGTTGGTACTGGAGGAACGATTAGCGGCGTTGGTAAATATCTAAAAGAACAGAATCCAAACGTAAAAATATGGGGAATTGACACTTACGGAAGTGTTTTCAAAAAGTACCACGAAACAGGAATTTTTGACGAAAACGAAATTTATCCATACATAACCGAAGGAATTGGCGAAGATATCCTTCCGAAAAACGTTGATTTTAGTGTAATTGATGGTTTCGTAAAAGTAACTGATAAAGACGCAGCAATCTACACTCAGAAACTTGCGAAAATAGAAGGTTTCTTTTTAGGAAATTCTGCTGGAGCTGCGATTAAAGGATTACTTCAACTAAAAGATAATTTCACAAAAGATGATGTGGTAGTTGTTCTTTTCCACGATCACGGAAGTAGATATGTAGGTAAAATGTACAATGACGAATGGATGCGCGAGCGTGGTTTTGTGGAAGATGTGGCTAAAAACGCTTCAGATTTAATTAAAGAACATCAAGACTTTCCATTAATAACTGTAAAAACAGAAGAGCTTGTAGGCCACGCCATAGAGCGCATGAAAAAATACAACATCAGCCAAATTCCTGTTGAAGACACCACTGGTTTTGTGGGTGCTTTGGATGAAACCGATTTACTTCGAAAGTATTTAGAAAACAAAAATGTTGCGGACCTTCCAATAAAAGAAGTGATGCGCAAACCTTTCCCAATCGTAAATAAAAACACGCCAATTGAAGAAATTTCAAAATTGATTCAAAAGGAAAACAACGCTGTTTTGGTAGACTTAGGTGATGGGAAATTCAATATAATTACGAAGCACGACGTTATAAGTGCTTTGTAG
- a CDS encoding DUF202 domain-containing protein, whose translation MKNEAKKLFRFLRTKPLPANTNEILALERTKLANERTLLSYIRSSLYLLLGGIAILQLQDFRDIHYLGYLALVVCVIFLVVGIFRYVILSRRLYKWNRILFVDTISEKVEKQADMQEKMVKDKVESQ comes from the coding sequence ATGAAAAACGAAGCAAAAAAATTATTCCGCTTTTTACGCACCAAGCCTTTGCCTGCGAACACCAATGAAATTTTAGCATTGGAACGCACAAAATTGGCCAATGAGCGCACTTTGCTTTCCTATATTCGTTCTTCGCTTTACTTGCTTTTGGGCGGTATTGCTATTCTTCAACTTCAGGATTTTAGAGACATTCATTACTTGGGCTACTTAGCACTTGTAGTTTGTGTTATCTTTTTGGTAGTGGGGATTTTCCGCTACGTTATACTTTCACGAAGGCTTTATAAATGGAATCGCATTCTTTTTGTGGACACCATTTCAGAAAAAGTAGAGAAGCAAGCAGATATGCAGGAAAAAATGGTGAAAGACAAAGTTGAATCACAATAA
- a CDS encoding DUF2851 family protein encodes MKEDFLHYVWKFQKLEVVDFYTSDDEKLHIKDQGSHNLNSGPDFFNAQIELDNQLWAGNVEIHIKSSDWYAHRHETDPAYDNVILHVVWEHDAEIFRKDGSTIPTFVIKKHIPKNTLERYKKLFSKEKKWINCENDFEAVDTFVIENWLERLYFERLQKKEAILLKELEDSQNHWESLLFRMLCKNFGLKVNGDSFFSIAKSVDFSVVNKCSQDLQDLEALLMGQAGLLDGEKEDGYFKTLKTKYDYLKHKFHLNNKNVITPKFFRLRPPNFPTLRLAQFAVVYFQQKNLFSKIISLQNAKDFQTLFNVCASDYWNTHYNFGISSKERKKQITKSFIDLLIINTVIPLKFCYARQQGRDVSEEILELAAEISSEENMIVSKFNSLKEISKNAYQSQALLQLKSEYCDKNRCLQCAVGNSIVGSERKIPEN; translated from the coding sequence ATGAAAGAGGATTTTCTACACTATGTGTGGAAATTTCAGAAGTTGGAAGTGGTTGATTTTTATACTTCGGACGATGAAAAACTCCACATCAAGGATCAAGGGAGCCACAATCTAAATTCAGGCCCCGACTTCTTCAATGCCCAAATTGAACTAGACAATCAGCTTTGGGCTGGCAATGTTGAAATACACATTAAATCTTCAGATTGGTATGCACACCGACACGAAACTGATCCTGCGTATGACAATGTAATTCTTCACGTAGTCTGGGAACACGATGCCGAAATTTTCAGAAAAGACGGTTCTACAATCCCAACTTTTGTTATAAAGAAACACATTCCCAAAAATACTTTGGAGCGTTACAAAAAACTATTTTCAAAGGAAAAAAAGTGGATCAATTGTGAAAATGATTTTGAAGCTGTTGATACTTTTGTGATTGAAAATTGGTTGGAACGTCTCTATTTCGAAAGACTTCAAAAGAAAGAAGCCATACTTCTTAAAGAACTGGAAGATTCCCAAAATCATTGGGAAAGCCTGCTTTTCAGAATGCTTTGTAAAAATTTTGGGTTAAAGGTGAATGGTGATTCTTTTTTCAGCATTGCAAAATCTGTAGATTTTTCTGTTGTGAACAAATGCAGTCAAGACCTTCAGGATTTGGAAGCATTATTAATGGGTCAAGCTGGTTTGCTGGACGGAGAGAAGGAAGATGGGTATTTCAAAACGCTGAAAACCAAGTATGATTATTTAAAACATAAGTTCCATCTTAATAATAAAAACGTTATTACTCCTAAATTTTTTAGACTTCGACCGCCAAATTTTCCTACGCTGCGGCTTGCGCAGTTTGCAGTGGTTTATTTTCAGCAGAAAAACCTTTTTTCGAAAATAATAAGTCTTCAAAATGCAAAAGATTTTCAAACGCTTTTCAACGTTTGTGCAAGTGATTATTGGAATACGCATTACAATTTCGGCATTTCGTCAAAAGAACGAAAAAAACAAATTACTAAAAGCTTCATTGACCTTTTGATAATAAATACGGTAATTCCTCTAAAGTTTTGTTACGCACGGCAACAAGGACGAGATGTTTCAGAAGAAATATTGGAACTTGCTGCGGAAATTTCTTCCGAAGAAAATATGATTGTAAGTAAATTCAATTCACTTAAAGAAATTTCAAAAAACGCATATCAAAGTCAGGCGTTGCTTCAGCTTAAAAGTGAATATTGCGATAAAAACAGATGTTTGCAATGCGCCGTGGGAAATTCAATAGTTGGTTCGGAAAGAAAAATTCCGGAGAACTAA
- a CDS encoding PspC family transcriptional regulator, with protein sequence MLQAVYSLRYYLEKRGFYVSSRLADRLGMRAKSVRLFFIYVSFATLGVGFALYLTMAFLLKLKDLVNTKRTSVFDL encoded by the coding sequence ATGTTGCAAGCAGTATATTCATTGCGGTATTATCTTGAAAAACGTGGTTTTTACGTGTCTTCGCGCTTAGCAGATAGATTAGGAATGCGCGCTAAAAGCGTTCGTCTTTTTTTTATCTATGTTTCCTTCGCCACCTTGGGCGTTGGCTTCGCACTTTATCTTACGATGGCTTTTTTGTTAAAACTTAAAGATCTAGTAAACACCAAACGAACCTCTGTTTTTGATTTATGA
- a CDS encoding potassium channel family protein gives MKQLFSSKITVAILLLLLVFMTGVVGFHFFSQYSWIDAFYMTVITVTTVGYGEVMPLSAQEKIFVSLLIISSIFIVAYAISVITEYILSKNLGDLRHKKVQKKLDSMQDHVIICGYGRNGKQAAQKLLAYNRNYVIIEKNQEVINHYSDENNLFVLGNAIEDEILLKSGIERASTLICATPNDADNLFIVLSARQMNKNLKIISRASEETSYKKMKLAGADNVIMPDKIGGDHMASLVVVPDLVEFLDNLTVAGQQDSINVEQISFEKMCPHGREQAIKDLDVRNKTGCSIIGYRSPTGEYIVNPEPSLILQKNSKLILIGRPEQIESLKKEYGV, from the coding sequence ATGAAGCAACTCTTCAGCTCTAAAATTACGGTAGCAATCCTGCTCTTGCTTTTAGTGTTTATGACGGGCGTTGTTGGGTTTCATTTTTTTTCACAATACTCTTGGATAGACGCTTTTTATATGACGGTAATCACCGTAACTACTGTAGGTTATGGTGAAGTGATGCCATTGAGTGCGCAGGAAAAAATATTTGTTTCGCTTCTCATCATTTCCAGTATCTTTATCGTTGCTTACGCCATTTCGGTAATTACAGAGTATATTTTAAGTAAAAATTTAGGCGATTTAAGACATAAAAAAGTGCAAAAAAAATTAGATTCCATGCAAGATCACGTCATAATTTGCGGTTATGGCAGAAACGGAAAACAGGCGGCCCAAAAGTTATTAGCTTACAACCGTAACTATGTTATTATTGAAAAAAACCAAGAAGTTATTAATCATTATTCAGATGAAAATAATTTATTTGTTTTAGGAAATGCTATTGAAGACGAAATTTTACTGAAATCTGGAATAGAAAGAGCTTCAACCCTAATTTGTGCCACCCCCAATGATGCGGACAATCTATTCATCGTGCTTTCTGCGCGGCAAATGAATAAAAACCTAAAAATAATAAGTCGTGCCAGTGAAGAGACGAGCTACAAAAAAATGAAACTCGCAGGCGCAGACAACGTGATTATGCCAGATAAAATTGGCGGCGACCATATGGCTTCATTGGTTGTTGTTCCAGACTTGGTTGAGTTTTTAGATAATCTGACTGTTGCTGGACAACAAGACAGCATCAATGTTGAACAAATATCCTTTGAAAAAATGTGTCCGCATGGACGGGAGCAAGCCATAAAAGATCTTGATGTGCGGAATAAAACGGGCTGTTCCATTATTGGGTATCGTTCGCCAACAGGCGAATATATTGTTAATCCGGAACCTTCACTTATACTTCAAAAAAATTCAAAACTAATATTGATTGGGCGTCCAGAACAAATTGAAAGCCTTAAGAAAGAGTACGGAGTTTAA